The following proteins come from a genomic window of Mammaliicoccus sp. Marseille-Q6498:
- a CDS encoding VOC family protein gives MEKLNQVMLYVDDQEKAIDFWKDTLSFVVKSESELPDGFKSVEIAPREDAETSFVLFDKAFIKKYSPEVSLETPSLMFTAPNFDNLYNTLKEKGLTGHDIIDMPDGRVFNFHDTQGNYFAIMEQK, from the coding sequence ATAGAGAAGTTAAACCAAGTCATGTTATATGTAGATGATCAAGAAAAAGCAATTGATTTTTGGAAGGATACTTTGAGTTTTGTAGTTAAGTCTGAGAGTGAGTTGCCTGATGGGTTTAAGTCTGTCGAAATTGCACCGCGTGAGGATGCTGAGACTTCTTTTGTATTATTTGATAAAGCGTTTATTAAAAAATACAGTCCTGAAGTGAGTTTAGAGACACCGTCTTTAATGTTTACAGCACCAAATTTTGATAATTTGTATAATACGTTAAAAGAAAAAGGTCTAACAGGGCATGATATTATAGATATGCCTGATGGTAGAGTATTTAACTTTCATGATACACAAGGTAATTATTTTGCAATCATGGAGCAAAAATAG
- a CDS encoding DinB family protein: protein MLKAQYQTSYRMLAGIIKDIDEKQAEFQLELASNNIKWQLGHLILANESFVFGTSEEGNILGGKLGKSFSPGTSPQEFDGSEPSFEELKGILNQQLERIVNVLDDQIDRTRNESIAGLSTFAETIPFAITHTNYHIGQINLMKNMIKKLDQSV, encoded by the coding sequence ATGTTAAAAGCACAGTATCAAACATCTTATAGAATGTTAGCTGGCATTATAAAGGATATCGATGAGAAACAAGCTGAGTTTCAGTTAGAGCTTGCGAGCAATAATATAAAATGGCAATTAGGACACTTAATATTAGCAAATGAATCATTTGTATTTGGTACAAGTGAAGAGGGTAATATACTTGGTGGGAAGTTAGGTAAATCATTTTCACCTGGTACTTCACCTCAAGAATTTGACGGTAGTGAGCCTTCATTTGAAGAACTTAAAGGTATTTTAAATCAACAGCTTGAAAGAATAGTCAATGTATTGGATGATCAAATTGATAGAACAAGAAATGAATCTATAGCGGGTTTATCAACTTTTGCTGAGACGATTCCTTTCGCGATTACACATACAAATTATCATATTGGCCAAATTAATTTAATGAAAAATATGATAAAAAAACTAGATCAAAGCGTATAA
- a CDS encoding DUF1272 domain-containing protein, giving the protein MALEMKPNCDKCGYEFHDKSNAFICVKEHTYCRDCAENLYYVCPKCDGELVVRPKRKADENTIVGDK; this is encoded by the coding sequence ATGGCATTAGAAATGAAGCCGAATTGTGATAAATGTGGATATGAATTTCATGATAAAAGTAATGCATTTATTTGTGTGAAAGAACATACGTATTGTAGAGATTGTGCAGAAAATCTATATTATGTTTGTCCAAAGTGTGATGGAGAACTCGTTGTTAGACCTAAAAGAAAAGCCGACGAAAATACAATAGTGGGCGATAAGTAA
- a CDS encoding GNAT family N-acetyltransferase, whose protein sequence is MNIVKLNANDVERIVPLFDEYRVYFGQQSDIQSAQKFLYDKLLNNESTIFVAEDNGKVIGFLQLYTMLSSMNMSELLIINDLYLTTEARGKRIGEQLMHQAFDYGKENGYDSIYLETEKSNTGGNKLYKKLGMQIDHEHYYYSKQL, encoded by the coding sequence TTGAACATAGTAAAATTAAATGCTAATGATGTTGAACGAATTGTTCCTTTATTTGATGAGTATCGTGTATATTTCGGTCAACAGTCAGATATTCAATCAGCCCAGAAGTTTTTATATGATAAATTATTAAATAATGAATCTACCATATTTGTAGCTGAAGATAATGGCAAGGTTATAGGATTTTTACAGTTATATACGATGTTATCCTCTATGAATATGTCAGAATTACTTATTATAAACGATTTGTATTTAACAACTGAAGCTAGAGGTAAACGAATTGGTGAACAGTTGATGCATCAAGCTTTTGATTACGGCAAAGAAAATGGTTATGATTCAATCTATTTAGAAACTGAAAAGTCTAATACAGGTGGAAACAAGCTGTATAAGAAATTAGGTATGCAAATTGATCATGAACATTATTACTATAGTAAGCAACTATAA
- a CDS encoding zinc-binding alcohol dehydrogenase family protein: protein MKAIGFRKSFDLKETNAFEEIDLPIPKATGRDLLVKVKAASINPVDTKSRVTENNEFKILGYDAVGVVEAVGNDVELFHVGDEVYYAGSNIRQGSNAEYQLVDERLVGIKPEYLSYTETAALPLTALTAFEGLVEGLNISLKPENNQDKKLLIINGAGGVGSIATQIGKHLGLTVITTASRKETKKWSEKMGADIVLNHKHNLKDELKAHKIKEVDYIFNTHSGDLYYEIMAEVIKPRGRIVSIVGFENKVDLNLLKDKSVTFSYEFMFTRPKYETEDMITQHEYLRKLSYLLDSGTIKTTLHTTLKGLSVETITKAHSLIEEGKSIGKIVIDYGE from the coding sequence ATGAAAGCAATAGGATTTAGAAAAAGTTTTGATTTGAAAGAAACAAATGCATTTGAAGAGATTGATTTACCTATTCCAAAAGCTACTGGTAGAGATTTATTAGTTAAAGTAAAAGCAGCTAGTATTAATCCAGTTGATACGAAATCAAGAGTTACTGAAAACAATGAATTTAAAATATTAGGCTATGATGCAGTAGGTGTTGTAGAAGCGGTTGGTAACGATGTAGAATTATTCCACGTTGGTGATGAAGTTTATTACGCAGGTTCAAACATACGCCAAGGATCTAATGCGGAGTATCAATTAGTTGATGAAAGACTAGTCGGAATTAAGCCAGAATATTTATCATATACCGAAACAGCTGCTTTACCTTTAACGGCTTTAACAGCATTTGAAGGTTTAGTAGAAGGACTTAATATTTCATTAAAACCCGAAAATAACCAAGATAAGAAATTACTTATTATAAATGGTGCAGGTGGAGTGGGTTCAATCGCAACTCAAATAGGTAAACATCTTGGATTAACTGTTATTACTACTGCCTCTAGAAAAGAAACAAAAAAATGGTCTGAAAAAATGGGTGCAGATATCGTTTTAAATCATAAACACAATTTAAAAGACGAATTAAAAGCACATAAAATTAAAGAAGTAGATTATATCTTTAATACACATAGTGGCGATTTATATTATGAAATAATGGCTGAAGTAATTAAGCCAAGAGGTAGAATTGTATCCATTGTTGGTTTTGAGAATAAAGTAGATTTAAATTTATTAAAAGATAAGAGTGTAACATTCTCATATGAATTTATGTTCACTCGTCCAAAATATGAAACTGAAGATATGATTACGCAACATGAATATTTAAGAAAGCTATCTTATTTATTAGACAGTGGAACGATCAAAACAACCCTTCATACTACTTTAAAAGGTCTAAGTGTAGAAACAATTACAAAAGCACATTCATTAATAGAAGAAGGAAAAAGTATTGGTAAAATCGTTATAGACTATGGGGAATAA
- a CDS encoding YhgE/Pip family protein → MLDDAKNLLTHKLLFISLIAIMLLPLLYSSVFVGSLWDPYGKTKDLKISVVNEDNGGKVNGKKANIGSDVEDKLKKNDKFKWEFVKQSTADRHLEKGESFAVIKIPANTTKNAGSLLDKSPNKIDLNTKTNPGYSYTGSQIASKAVTAVEDDLTSSIREQYISEIFKGMGDLKQGYKDTSKALGQMSDAESQLLDGNKQVESGLQQMAPMAGAEGQQLLQGSMQVSQGLNDLQQNNDKLKQNIDKAVKQTSSQHFDKKNVQAINTPVASSENDLTEVDNYGQSFAPYILALSLYVGPVAFAAVYPIDKRIGESKGFKWWLSKILVFIPQAIGSALALAILCLYGFEIDIANPGYFTLTLLIWSIAAYMIVTFLTVALGNIGKFLAIMLLILQLGSSEGTFPIQLSGKFFQALHPFSPMSYVIKALRENIFNFESDVTYLNSMIILGGIAIVFAALSLMVYVIRSKYPHLRRRANENDY, encoded by the coding sequence ATGCTTGATGATGCTAAAAATTTATTAACGCATAAATTATTATTCATTTCTTTAATAGCAATCATGCTTTTACCACTTTTATATAGTTCTGTATTTGTAGGTTCATTATGGGATCCTTATGGTAAAACTAAAGACTTAAAAATCTCTGTCGTTAATGAAGACAACGGTGGAAAAGTAAATGGTAAAAAAGCGAATATAGGTTCTGATGTAGAAGATAAATTAAAGAAAAATGACAAATTTAAATGGGAATTTGTTAAACAATCAACTGCAGATAGACACTTAGAAAAAGGTGAATCTTTCGCGGTTATCAAAATACCTGCTAATACGACTAAAAATGCAGGATCACTATTAGATAAATCACCAAATAAAATCGATTTAAATACTAAAACAAATCCTGGTTATAGTTATACCGGCTCACAAATCGCTTCTAAAGCAGTAACAGCTGTCGAAGATGACTTAACTTCATCCATTAGAGAACAGTATATTTCTGAAATCTTTAAAGGCATGGGTGACTTAAAACAAGGCTATAAAGACACTTCTAAAGCACTCGGTCAAATGTCTGATGCTGAAAGTCAATTACTAGATGGTAACAAACAAGTTGAATCAGGACTTCAACAAATGGCTCCAATGGCTGGCGCTGAAGGTCAACAATTATTACAAGGCAGTATGCAAGTGTCTCAAGGACTTAATGACTTGCAACAAAACAACGATAAATTAAAACAAAATATCGACAAAGCAGTAAAACAAACATCTAGTCAACACTTTGATAAGAAAAATGTACAGGCAATTAATACACCTGTCGCTTCTAGTGAAAATGATCTAACAGAAGTTGATAACTACGGACAAAGTTTCGCACCATATATACTTGCATTAAGTTTATATGTTGGACCTGTAGCATTTGCAGCTGTTTATCCAATAGACAAACGAATTGGAGAATCTAAAGGCTTTAAATGGTGGTTAAGTAAGATTCTAGTATTTATTCCACAAGCAATTGGTTCCGCATTAGCGTTAGCAATACTTTGTTTATACGGATTTGAAATAGATATCGCAAATCCGGGATACTTCACATTAACATTGCTTATTTGGAGTATAGCAGCATACATGATTGTAACCTTCTTAACAGTTGCGTTAGGTAATATAGGTAAATTCTTAGCAATCATGTTACTCATACTGCAACTCGGTTCAAGTGAAGGTACATTCCCTATACAACTGTCAGGTAAGTTCTTCCAAGCTTTACATCCATTCTCTCCAATGAGTTATGTGATTAAAGCATTAAGAGAAAATATCTTTAACTTCGAAAGTGATGTAACTTATTTAAACTCTATGATTATATTAGGTGGCATTGCAATTGTATTTGCAGCATTATCACTTATGGTATACGTTATACGTTCTAAATATCCTCATTTAAGACGTAGAGCAAACGAAAATGATTATTAA
- a CDS encoding MarR family transcriptional regulator → MDNELKKAFNLFQESIINIHSEVAKILNNSGLDEVISKEQYQTLKIIKESPKCTYGYIASKQGVFKTAISNRINKLKHLNLISIQQGEDKREKSVLLTEKGLSLVKRTEDIIYETFNSKLSSHFSEQEIITFVQQLQKANDLITGKDDVKHA, encoded by the coding sequence ATGGATAACGAATTAAAAAAGGCATTTAATCTATTCCAAGAATCCATTATCAATATTCATAGTGAAGTTGCTAAAATTTTAAACAACTCTGGTTTAGATGAAGTTATATCGAAAGAACAATATCAAACTTTAAAAATTATTAAAGAATCACCTAAGTGCACTTATGGATACATCGCCTCAAAACAAGGTGTATTTAAAACAGCTATTTCAAATAGAATTAATAAGTTAAAGCATTTAAATCTTATTTCAATACAACAAGGTGAAGATAAAAGAGAAAAGTCCGTGTTATTAACTGAAAAAGGTTTATCACTCGTTAAGAGGACTGAAGATATTATTTACGAAACATTTAATAGCAAATTATCTTCACATTTCTCTGAACAAGAAATCATCACGTTTGTTCAACAACTTCAAAAAGCAAATGATCTTATAACTGGAAAGGACGATGTTAAACATGCTTGA